From the genome of Bos taurus isolate L1 Dominette 01449 registration number 42190680 breed Hereford chromosome 2, ARS-UCD2.0, whole genome shotgun sequence, one region includes:
- the LOC112443425 gene encoding group IID secretory phospholipase A2-like isoform X2 — protein sequence MGLSLLCALLVFAGVAPAEADILDLNEMVRQVTGKIPIFFYSSYGCYCGIGGQGQPRDATDCHQGELV from the exons ATGGGCCTCTCCCTGCTCTGTGCACTGCTGGTCTTTGCTG GTGTGGCTCCAGCCGAGGCCGACATACTGGACCTGAACGAGATGGTCAGACAAGTGACGGGGAAGATCCCCATCTTCTTCTATTCATCCTATGGCTGTTACTGCGGAATTGGTGGCCAAGGCCAACCCAGAGATGCCACAGACTG